ATTACTAATTTCAAAATCAGTTTTATTATTGATGATATAACAACCAAGCCTTTAATTCTTAGTACTATTGATATAGATAGTTTTTCCTTAATCTCTAAAGATAATCAACTAGTAATAAATGCTAAAATATCTGGTAAATCCATTGTGGATTTTTTTAAAAATAAGATTGAAACACAGTTAAACTTAGGTTCTATAAAAAATATTTCTTTGCTTGATAGTTATGGTGAAAAATTACCTGATGGTGAAGGATTTTGTTCCTATAACAGTAAAATTTCTAGAGCTTCTAAGAAATCAATCAATTGCAAACTAGAGTTTGGTGATAAAGCCTATCTATTATTCAATAGTGTATTGGATGGTAGCATAATTCAAGCAAGTGGTAATGCTCAGAATATTCCTATAATGATTTATCAAATTGCTGAGAAAATTATTCCTGATAACCAAGTAATTTTATTTCTACAGGAATATATGAAAGGTGGTTATATTAGAAATGGAGAGTTTGATTTTAATTTTGATAAAAATTCTTTAGAGAAAAATATCTCCCTAGAAACCGCATTGAAAGCCAAGCTGCATGTTGTAGATCTTGAATATCAATATGATAAAGACTATCCCCCTTTACGAAAAATTGATACTGATGTTACTATATCTGGGCTATCTGTTAAGTTCATATTAAATCAAGCATATAGTAGTGATAGTCTTATTTCGGGTGGGATAATAACTTTTGATTGGCAAGGGATGGATAAATCAAATTTCATCGTTAATGCTAATGCTAAGGGGAGTGTTAACGATTTAATTGATTTCATGTCAAATGAGGATTATAACAAGGTAAAAAAACAAGGGATCGATCTTAAAAAGATTACTGGAATCGCTAATTCAAAAATTGCCATAATAATACCGATTAGCCCAGTTATCAAAAATACTTATGATATTTCTACAATAATAACGGGAGTAAATGGCAAAGCATTTAGTGACAATGTCATATTAAAAAATGCCAAAATAACTGGAACATTTAATGGCGATAAGCTAAACTTAATCGGTATAGGTAAAATTAATGGTTATGACAGTAATTTACTTATCGATGTTAATGTCACTGATAATAACCAAGATGATTATCAGACTCTATTAAAAGTAAAAACTACCATTATGGGTAATAACCAAAAGGTTGGTATATTAAAGTTAATCTCAGGTAGTAGTGTCCTAGATTTTGAATATAAAGAGCAAAAAAATGGGAAAAGCTTCATTAAAGCCAATACTAACCTCAAAAACTTAGAATTTTATATTGATAAAATATCTATGCGTAAAAAACTTGGTAGTGAAGCTAAGTTTACTTTGACTGGCAAGTTATATAATAACCTAAATGGTGATATTGATTTTAATCTTTCGGGAGAAAATAACTTAAAAATAGTTGGTAAGGTTAAAGTAGCAGAAGATAAGTACGATGTTACTTTACCTGTGATGAAGTATGATACGACTGATCTAGTAGGGAAATTGCTTTTAGGTAAAGATAGCTTGAATGCTGAAATTCATGGAAGACAACTAGATTTGTCTGAATCTAATATGATGCAATTTTTAGAGAAAGAAGGAGATCCAAAAAATATTCATTTAACAGTTGATGTAGATAGGGTAAAGTTAAAAAATAATATAATGCTTGATAAGCTTAATTTACAAATTGATTGTAATAAAATAAAATGTTTTTCTGGTTCTTTAAATTCAAAAATTGGCACTAGATCTTTTAAAATGCTACTTACAGATAAAAAAGATCTAGAACAATGGATAGTTACCTGTGATAATGCTGGAGCTTTATTTAGAGGTATTGGTATGTATAATAAAATGAAATCTGGTATTATAAATCTGACACTTGATACAAAAAGATATGATGCCAAAAAGGGAGAAGTGATACCAATCGTAGATGGAACATTTGATATAAAGTACTTTGTTACTACCGATGTGCCTTTTCTTACTAGAATGGTATCATTTGTTTCTTTCCCAGGTTTTATGAGTTTTATATTAAATAATAAGGATATCATGTTTAGGAACATGACAGGTAGATTTAGTTATATAGGTAATACCATAAATATTGCTGATACATCAGCTACTGGACCATTTTTTGATTTTACAATGCAAGGCACAATTGATACTAATAAACATCAAATGAAGCTTAAAGGTAATGTAATACCTTCTTTCTTTTTTGCAAGTAACGTTATCACTAAAATACCAGTAATTGGTAAAATATTTTCAAAGGTTGTGCCTTATTCTGTAGAGTTAAAATATAAGGACTAAAACGATGTTATTCCCGCCTTCGCAGGAATAACACCTTTTTTGTTTAAACATATTAGATTCTGTTGACAAAATTTAAATCGTTTATATTTTGAGTATTTTAAAGCGAAAATTAATAACTTACCTTACGCATAATCCCCATGGCAATTTAAAAATTGCAGAAAAGCACAATACGTCTATTAGCGAAACCACGTAGTGGTTGTGGCAATCCACATTTATTAGATTGCTTCGCCGCCACCAAAGTGGCTTCTCGCTGTCAATAAGCGTTGAAAAATGACCCACATAAGTCTATGTAAATTTTAGCTTTCTCATAACATTTATAATATCTTCTCTAGTAGATTCTTGATATACATTGTTCATTACTTACCTCCTAACTTGAGAAAATTATCGTATATCTCACAATTAGCTTTCGGGATATGTTTTAAAGTATGATATTCTTGGTAATTACTTGGCTCTGTTACTTTTAACTCATCTTTATTACGTAATACGTTAATTCGGGATAAGGATTAGTAAAAATAGCAGACATATATACACTACGAAGAGCAATTAATGTATGAATTCACAGAAATGCAATTTATACATATCCAAAATCTTGTATTAGTTATAGCTAAAGCATTTTTACTAATCCTTATCCGGCTCTGTCCAAAAAACTGTGTAAATTTCGAAATAGGTTATATATAAAAGTATAACAAAAAAGGAAATTACATGAATAAAAAAACTAATGAATCAATAAAGCAAGCAGTAGATTTATTAATAGATAATGATACAGATGTAAGTACAATACTGAAAGAAGGAGGTTTATTAAAAGAATTGACCAAACGTTTAATAGAGAAGGCACTGCAGTCAGAAATGAATAATCATCTAGGCTATGATAAATACAGTTGTGCAGATAATGATAATGCTCGTAATGGTATAACTAGCAAAAAACTGATCTCCGAACATGGAGCTGTAGAAATAGAAGTACCAAGGGATAGGCATAATACCTTTGAACCCGCAATACTACCAAAACGCCAGAAACGTTTTGATGGTTTTGACGATAAAGTACTATCATTATATGCTAAAGGCATGAGTATATCTGATATTAAGATTCAGTTACAGGAGTTATACAGTGTTGAAATAAGTGAAGGCTTAATCAGCCAAATTACTGATGATGTAATGGATGAGGTTAAAGCTTGGCAGAGTCGACCATTAGAAGAGATATATCCGATAGTATTTTTTGATTGTTTAGTAGTAAAAGTCAGGCAAGATAAAAGGATAATCAATAAGGCAGTATATGTTGCATTAGGAATTGATTTATCTGGTAAAAAAGATATATTGGGATTATGGATCAGTGAAAATGAAGGGGCAAAATTTTGGCTCGGTAATTTTACCGAAATGAAAAATAGAGGGCTAAAAGATATACTGATTGCCTGTAGCGATAATCTTACTGGTATGTCTGAGGCAATAGAAGCAGTTTATCCAAAAACAGAACATCAATTGTGTATTGTACATCAGATTAGAAATAGTTTAAAATATGTGTCGTATAAAGATAGGAAGCAACTGTCTAGCGATTTAAAGCCGATATATACTGCAGTAACGGAAGAACAAGCCCATTTAGCTTTAGTATCTTTTGAAGAAAAATGGAATAAACAATATCCACAAATTGCCAAATCATGGTATAATAATTGGGACAATCTAATGATTTTTCTAGGGTATCCTGAGTCAATTAGAAAGGTAATTTATACAACTAATTCAGTTGAATCTGTCAATAGTCAATTGCGTAAAGTAACAAATAATAAGCGGGTTTTTCCTAATGATAATGCTGTTTTTAAAAGTTTATATTTGACAATTGACTATATGACCAAAAAATGGACTATGCCCATTCCAAACTGGAATGAAGCTATGGCTCATTTGATGGTTAAATTTGAGGATAGGCTTAACAAAATTTAATGACCTATTTTTTCGAATTTACACAGTTTTTTGGACAGAGCCGATTATTTTGCTTCTGCAGTTCAGAGGGGTTCAGATTAACACATAGATATTGTTGACAAAGTTTTATTAGTTCTTGCTCTACTCTTGGTATTTCCAAATATGCACAAAGTGTTATAAAATGTCCTATTGTCTCTTGAATTATCTTCTTAGCTTTTTCCGGTGATTTAGCTCCTAGAGTTTGCAAGTTATGTTTTCTGTCAAGAACTTTAATCAATGCTACATCATATTTTTTTTGCTGAATTAATAAATCTAGTGTTTCCGCTGAGCTAATCTTGCCATAAGGTTTAACCCTAGTCAAATCTTCTACTTGACTAGCCACTTGATTGCCAAAAATATAGGCAATCATGGGTTCGGTCAGTTTTGTATCTTCAATGGTATCGTGCAGTAATGCGGTAACAATCATGTCGGTTCTAAACAATCGTGGAATTTCTAGGGTTGTGTACTGGGCAACCATATAAGCCACTTCAATCGGATGCGAGTAATATGGCTCACCGGATTGTCTCATTTGACTGCCATGATATTTTTTAGCATAGTAGATGCCTTTTTTTACTACATCAATGTCTATTGGTTGCTTTACTTTTGTATTTAGCAAAATTAATTCATTAAGCAACCTCTCAGCATATGAACAAAACTGGTATTACGTCAATTCGGGATAAGGATATTGAGAACATGTAGATTAAAATCAAATTTTGTTGAAGGTTTATTTTTCTTTAATGAATAAGCAACAAGAGTAGATAATATATGGACAAAGGCATTTATTGGTGATCTATGTCTAGTATGTTCAAGGTTCATTTTATTTTTTAGATAATCAAAAACTGTTTCAATTAAGTTACGCTTTCGAAGTAAGATTTTTTCTTTCAAATCCATTAATTTATTTTCCATATTCTTCTTAATTCCATGAATCATTTTTAAGCCTCTTTCATATAAATTTAAGAACAAATTTTGCTTAATATAACCTTTATCAGCTGCTATAATTCCAGTTAATCTTTTTGTTAACTCCGGTACTGGAACCCTATCATCTACATTGCCTTTGGTCACTTTTAATGCCATAAACTCCCCTTTATTATTGATTATTACATGTAATTTAAAACCATAAAAATACCCCATAGAGGATTTACTATGTTTGGCTAATCCTTTAAAAACTTTATTGCTATAACGCCTTTTATTGTGACAAGCTTTAATCGTTGTAGAGTCAATAAAATAAATACCTGTTTCCTCACCAAACAACAAATGAATCAACATATTTAGCGGTATGAATAATCGTGCCATTAATTCAACAAATCTATTATAACTCAAGGCTTTAGGGAAATCATCCTTATGCATGCACTCTATATAACTTTTATAGAAAAATTTAAAATTCTTAGCATAGGATGTATGAAACATAATTATTATTGTTAACATTTCACTTAAACTCATGCTACAACAGCGATTTCTCTGCTTATTTGATGGTAATAACTTTCTCTGTTCATACTCCAAATAAATTTTACAAAAATCATCTATAAAACTATATAATTCTGTGATATCTTTTTTCATGCCTGTAGTTTGTTTTTTTGTTTAAAAATATAAATACTGCAGGCACTCCTTTTTGACAATCCTTTTATCTATTACTATTTCATCTATATCTTATCCCGAACTGACGTGTATTGTGAATTATCCCAATAGTTAATATCTTCCATAAAAATCATAATATTTTAATTATAAAGTTATAATAAACTAAGATTTTTATTACTCAAAGCATTAACTACTTTTGATTTTTAAAAAGATACAATATTTTCTAATCTTGTTGTAAAATTACAGTTTCTTATCCATAAAAGTAATATCCAATAATTCGCTAACATGCTATGCAGTTTTGATAGTCAACATCTCTTTGATCTTAAGCCTATATTTTTACCAAATATCTCTTTTTCCCTTTCTAATTTATTTATAGAAATGTGATATTGTTACAACTAAGATTTATTATTTCAATTTTCTGTATTATTTTTTCTTGCTATCGTTCAACCAAATCATCAATATCTATAAACTAATAAATATATAAGGTGATAAATGCTAGGAAATTATAAAGAACAAATAAGCTTAACAAAAGAACAGAAAGAAGCGGTTGGGTTATTATCAATCGGTAGTTTTTTGGAATATTTTGACTTGATGCTTTATGTACATATGGCAATATTGATGAATGAGTTGTTTTTTCCAAAAACTGATCCTCATACGACAAATCTTCTTGCAGCTACTGCCGTTTGTTCGACATTTGTCTTACGTCCCATAGGTGCTTTGATTTTTGGCTGGATTGGGGATAATATTGGACGTAAAACAACAGTAGTGATAACAACTTTTATGATGGCGATTTCATGTTTTATTATAGCTGTTTTACCTACTTATGAACAAATAGGAGCTACTGCTGCTTGGTTAATGACAATGTGCCGTATTATGCAAGGTGTGTCTTCTATGGGAGAAGTGGTAGGAGCAAAACTCTATTTAACAGAACTTATTCAAAAATCACCCATGCAATATTTTGTGGTAGCATTAATAATGGTAAGTGTAAGTTTAGGTGGAGTATGTGCCTTAGCTATTGCTTCTTTATTTACTAGTTATGGTTTTAACTGGCGTATGGCCTTCTTGGTTGGAACAGGCATTGCTATGATTGGTGCAATAGCAAGAACAGCACTTAGAGAAACGCCAGAATTTGCTGACGCGAAACGACGGATAAAAAAAACTTTCGAAGAGTTTACTATAAATACAAAATCATTAGTTGCTAATCCTGTTATTCAAGAAAAAGTTAGTAAAAAAACTGCAATATCATATTTTTTTATGGAACTAGGACAACCTGTGTGGTTTTATTTTATTTATATCTATTGTAGCAATAGTATGAAGAATTCTTTTAATTTTGATGCTGGTCAAGTTATTCATCACAATTTCTTAGTTTCTATGGTAGACCTACTAGTAGTTATCACACT
Above is a genomic segment from Candidatus Tisiphia endosymbiont of Nedyus quadrimaculatus containing:
- a CDS encoding DUF3971 domain-containing protein; this encodes MMLIKRFFISLSIIVCTVVVILSLLILSSSKGYLDKPIKKVIEFYLDKKAMKIRIGNLQVRNNILSIDKIFMDLANNAQGEITNFKISFIIDDITTKPLILSTIDIDSFSLISKDNQLVINAKISGKSIVDFFKNKIETQLNLGSIKNISLLDSYGEKLPDGEGFCSYNSKISRASKKSINCKLEFGDKAYLLFNSVLDGSIIQASGNAQNIPIMIYQIAEKIIPDNQVILFLQEYMKGGYIRNGEFDFNFDKNSLEKNISLETALKAKLHVVDLEYQYDKDYPPLRKIDTDVTISGLSVKFILNQAYSSDSLISGGIITFDWQGMDKSNFIVNANAKGSVNDLIDFMSNEDYNKVKKQGIDLKKITGIANSKIAIIIPISPVIKNTYDISTIITGVNGKAFSDNVILKNAKITGTFNGDKLNLIGIGKINGYDSNLLIDVNVTDNNQDDYQTLLKVKTTIMGNNQKVGILKLISGSSVLDFEYKEQKNGKSFIKANTNLKNLEFYIDKISMRKKLGSEAKFTLTGKLYNNLNGDIDFNLSGENNLKIVGKVKVAEDKYDVTLPVMKYDTTDLVGKLLLGKDSLNAEIHGRQLDLSESNMMQFLEKEGDPKNIHLTVDVDRVKLKNNIMLDKLNLQIDCNKIKCFSGSLNSKIGTRSFKMLLTDKKDLEQWIVTCDNAGALFRGIGMYNKMKSGIINLTLDTKRYDAKKGEVIPIVDGTFDIKYFVTTDVPFLTRMVSFVSFPGFMSFILNNKDIMFRNMTGRFSYIGNTINIADTSATGPFFDFTMQGTIDTNKHQMKLKGNVIPSFFFASNVITKIPVIGKIFSKVVPYSVELKYKD
- a CDS encoding IS256 family transposase, which codes for MNKKTNESIKQAVDLLIDNDTDVSTILKEGGLLKELTKRLIEKALQSEMNNHLGYDKYSCADNDNARNGITSKKLISEHGAVEIEVPRDRHNTFEPAILPKRQKRFDGFDDKVLSLYAKGMSISDIKIQLQELYSVEISEGLISQITDDVMDEVKAWQSRPLEEIYPIVFFDCLVVKVRQDKRIINKAVYVALGIDLSGKKDILGLWISENEGAKFWLGNFTEMKNRGLKDILIACSDNLTGMSEAIEAVYPKTEHQLCIVHQIRNSLKYVSYKDRKQLSSDLKPIYTAVTEEQAHLALVSFEEKWNKQYPQIAKSWYNNWDNLMIFLGYPESIRKVIYTTNSVESVNSQLRKVTNNKRVFPNDNAVFKSLYLTIDYMTKKWTMPIPNWNEAMAHLMVKFEDRLNKI
- a CDS encoding HD domain-containing protein; the encoded protein is MLNELILLNTKVKQPIDIDVVKKGIYYAKKYHGSQMRQSGEPYYSHPIEVAYMVAQYTTLEIPRLFRTDMIVTALLHDTIEDTKLTEPMIAYIFGNQVASQVEDLTRVKPYGKISSAETLDLLIQQKKYDVALIKVLDRKHNLQTLGAKSPEKAKKIIQETIGHFITLCAYLEIPRVEQELIKLCQQYLCVNLNPSELQKQNNRLCPKNCVNSKK
- a CDS encoding IS982 family transposase yields the protein MKKDITELYSFIDDFCKIYLEYEQRKLLPSNKQRNRCCSMSLSEMLTIIIMFHTSYAKNFKFFYKSYIECMHKDDFPKALSYNRFVELMARLFIPLNMLIHLLFGEETGIYFIDSTTIKACHNKRRYSNKVFKGLAKHSKSSMGYFYGFKLHVIINNKGEFMALKVTKGNVDDRVPVPELTKRLTGIIAADKGYIKQNLFLNLYERGLKMIHGIKKNMENKLMDLKEKILLRKRNLIETVFDYLKNKMNLEHTRHRSPINAFVHILSTLVAYSLKKNKPSTKFDFNLHVLNILIPN
- a CDS encoding MFS transporter: MLGNYKEQISLTKEQKEAVGLLSIGSFLEYFDLMLYVHMAILMNELFFPKTDPHTTNLLAATAVCSTFVLRPIGALIFGWIGDNIGRKTTVVITTFMMAISCFIIAVLPTYEQIGATAAWLMTMCRIMQGVSSMGEVVGAKLYLTELIQKSPMQYFVVALIMVSVSLGGVCALAIASLFTSYGFNWRMAFLVGTGIAMIGAIARTALRETPEFADAKRRIKKTFEEFTINTKSLVANPVIQEKVSKKTAISYFFMELGQPVWFYFIYIYCSNSMKNSFNFDAGQVIHHNFLVSMVDLLVVITLTFLAYKVHPLKILKTQSIIFFGLVLVYPLLLNNINTVQGIFIIQALTAVFAPSTFPANPIFYRAFPIFKRFSYASFTFAISRALMSVVTSFGIVYLIEYLGNYGLLVVMLPIITLYGIGLLHFINLEKVTGSYDSTVT